atataaacaaaaaatataaggcATTTAGAGATTTTGAAGTGTTTTTTTGTTTGGGTCAGGATACTGTTGACGATGTTTTTCAACGACTTGcagtaaaaactgtttttgttcCTCTTGATTGGTCAGAACTGAATTAAAAGATGAAATTAAAGACACTCCTCGCTCTGCTATGTCATTCACAACTTTTAATGACCCCAACGTTTTCTTTCCACTTAGATATTCTTCATTAGTTTCCCATGTGCTTGGATCAGTTCgtaaaaagtttgttttaatatttaatgcattaaataaatgtatggttTGATTTGTCACTAAATCTGATAACTTCTTCTCAGCCAGTTCTACTGCTCGTATTTTTGCTTTACCTTCATCGCTCCCTAAATTTGACAAAGCTGATACCATGCTTATGAAAATGAACTAGGAAAGTATAAATAAGaatgattaaataaacattGCTCAACTCACCATAAAAaactgaatataattttagcTCTATAAATGAACGTTAAGTTTTCACTTAATAACTGAATAAAGCTAAAATATggtattcaaaacaaaaatcaacTATCTGCCTTA
This genomic window from Metopolophium dirhodum isolate CAU chromosome 1, ASM1992520v1, whole genome shotgun sequence contains:
- the LOC132939140 gene encoding uncharacterized protein LOC132939140 gives rise to the protein MVSALSNLGSDEGKAKIRAVELAEKKLSDLVTNQTIHLFNALNIKTNFLRTDPSTWETNEEYLSGKKTLGSLKVVNDIAERGVSLISSFNSVLTNQEEQKQFLLQVVEKHRQQYPDPNKKTLQNL